The following proteins are co-located in the Castanea sativa cultivar Marrone di Chiusa Pesio chromosome 8, ASM4071231v1 genome:
- the LOC142606113 gene encoding uncharacterized protein LOC142606113 — protein sequence MEKPAFALITASQKLRHYFQAYVINVLIDHPLKKVMNKLEAAARLIQWAVELSEFDVRYQPKSAIKAQALADFIAKFTPSQDDLDEETQRWVINVDGSSTLYARGIGVVLKSPKGDKLEYAACLQYETTNNEAEYEALFKGLELTKFLGAESVVVKGNSQLVINQVNGICEAKEDRMKKYLNKVKRLVQKFKEVRFVQLPREKNMEADALARAASTGGVMDECNKVQYIPSIDLPEIQQIGGGEDWMSPIIVYLNEGRLLEDKDEARKLRVRAAKYVLIDKVLYKRGFSQPYLRCLTPDESNYVLREVHEGAYKNHSGARSLIHKVVHADYYWPTIQADAKAYVKMCD from the coding sequence atggagaagccAGCCTTTGCTTTAATCACAGCTTCTCAGAAGCTAAGGCACTATTTTCAAGCTTATGTTATCAACGTCCTGATAGATCATCCCCTAAAGAAGGTGATGAACAAGTTGGAGGCCGCAGCACGACTAATCCAATGGGCAGTTGagcttagtgagtttgatgtcaggtaccAACCAAAGAGCGCGATAAAAGCACAAGCATTGGCGGACTTCATTGCGAAGTTCACTCCCAGTCAGGACGATCTGGATGAAGAGACTCAAAGGTGGGTTATTAATGTAGATGGCTCATCCACATTATACGCAAGAGGGATTGGAGTAGTACTAAAATCCCCGAAGGGAGACAAGTTAGAATACGCGGCTTGTCTGCAGTACGAAACCACCAATAACGAAGCTGAATATGAGGCTCTCTTCAAAGGGCTGGAATTGACTAAGTTTTTAGGGGCAGAGTCAGTAGTGGTTAAAGGAAACTCTCAATTAGTTATTAATCAAGTAAATGGAATATGTGAAGCTAAGGAAGATAGAATGAAGAAATATCTCAACAAAGTGAAGCGGCTCGTCCAGAAGTTTAAAGAAGTGAGATTTGTTCAACTCCCAAGGGAgaaaaatatggaagcagatgccttggcgaGGGCAGCTTCGACAGGAGGAGTTATGGACGAGTGCAACAAGGTCCAATACATACCGAGTATAGACCTTCCAGAAATACAGcaaataggaggaggagaagattggatgagtccaataatagTCTATCTTAATGAGggaaggcttctagaagacaaGGACGAGGCTAGGAAACTGAGGGTCAGAGCTGCCAAGTACGTCCTTATAGATAAGGTACTATACAAGCGAGGCTTCTCCCAGCCTTACCTAAGGTGCCTGACTCcagacgagtcaaactatgtatTGAGGGAGGTCCACGAAGGGGCATACAAAAATCACTCGGGAGCGAGATCACTAatccataaggtcgtccatgCAGACTACTACTGGCCTACTATtcaagcagatgctaaggcttatgtcaagATGTGTGACTAG